Proteins from one Listeria weihenstephanensis genomic window:
- the cas2 gene encoding CRISPR-associated endonuclease Cas2: MYIILIYDIAQDNGGAKVSRNIFKICKKYLTHVQKSVFEGEITPPLLVKLRMELDKYIRDEEDSIIVFSSRQERWLEKEFWGVPDEKTSNFF, from the coding sequence ATGTATATAATCTTGATTTACGATATTGCACAGGATAATGGCGGCGCAAAAGTATCGCGAAATATCTTTAAAATCTGTAAAAAATATTTAACGCATGTTCAAAAATCCGTTTTTGAAGGAGAAATTACACCACCGTTATTAGTGAAATTACGGATGGAGCTGGATAAATATATTCGTGATGAGGAAGACTCGATTATTGTGTTCTCAAGTCGGCAGGAAAGGTGGCTAGAGAAGGAGTTTTGGGGAGTTCCCGATGAGAAAACATCCAATTTCTTCTGA
- the cas4 gene encoding CRISPR-associated protein Cas4 gives MRISGTHVYYYFVCKRKLWFFSKAIRMEHLDENVQLGKLLDESSYNRDSGQVMIDETVNIDFIRDWKVLHEVKKSRSIEEAGIWQLKYYIYFLREKGIAIENGVIDYPKLRRREEVELSNEDSQRLIEIMADIENICVQDKPPKLEEKPICKKCAYFEYCFI, from the coding sequence ATGCGAATTAGCGGGACCCATGTCTATTATTATTTTGTGTGTAAGCGGAAACTATGGTTTTTCAGTAAAGCGATTCGGATGGAGCATTTGGATGAGAATGTGCAACTAGGAAAATTGTTGGATGAATCAAGCTACAATCGGGATTCGGGGCAGGTAATGATCGATGAGACGGTCAATATTGACTTTATTCGGGATTGGAAAGTGCTTCACGAGGTGAAGAAAAGCCGTTCTATCGAGGAAGCTGGAATTTGGCAATTGAAGTATTATATTTATTTTTTGCGGGAAAAAGGGATTGCGATTGAGAATGGCGTGATTGATTATCCGAAGTTGCGACGTCGTGAAGAGGTGGAATTATCAAATGAGGATTCACAAAGGCTGATCGAGATTATGGCGGATATTGAGAATATCTGTGTACAAGATAAACCACCGAAGCTTGAAGAAAAACCAATTTGTAAAAAATGTGCCTATTTTGAGTATTGCTTTATTTGA
- a CDS encoding MFS transporter, producing MKESKKWWVLGTVSLAVFMAMLDITIVNVALPEIQQSFAGSFSSLQWVLNAYTLVYAVMLLPVSKLGDRFSRKIVFLSGLLVFIIGSLASGMATSDLWLNIFRGLQGVGGAAMMSLSLSIVTSAFPEKQRGLALGIWSSAVGLAVSIGPLLGGILVDSLGWRSIFLINIPVGIIAILFGMIFITDTTKKQRESFDFLGLIFSTIMIFSAVFALIQKQTHSDYTWTNWRIIALFALAVVSLGLFIIAERKVKVPMIDLSIFKSRSFIGANIAAFTLGAGLYGGFTYLSILMQNYMGYSAFETGLKLLLISVFTLILGPFTWVITNRIGNRWLITIALFIGMVGILIINYLLKVPFEWSYLFPGFILLGISNALVNPPISNVAMSSVAEKHIGMASGILNVSRQVGISFGVVMLGISVTNGYFDSLTSSLKNMTEVPAAMKTQLVEILHKAGPFAGQQIFDSKQAEAYQQLPIFDQIKNIVFQAFNEGMNHANILIAVLLGIGALASLLLIRDKQKA from the coding sequence ATGAAAGAAAGTAAAAAATGGTGGGTTTTAGGGACAGTAAGTTTGGCGGTTTTCATGGCGATGCTTGATATCACCATTGTAAATGTTGCCTTACCCGAGATTCAACAAAGTTTTGCCGGAAGTTTTTCTAGCCTGCAGTGGGTTTTAAATGCCTACACTTTAGTTTACGCGGTTATGTTGCTGCCAGTATCTAAATTAGGAGATCGCTTCAGTCGAAAGATTGTCTTTTTATCGGGGCTACTAGTATTCATTATCGGATCACTCGCTAGCGGGATGGCGACCAGTGATTTATGGCTCAATATCTTCCGCGGATTGCAAGGCGTCGGTGGTGCAGCGATGATGTCCTTATCTCTTTCTATCGTTACCTCTGCATTCCCTGAAAAACAGCGCGGCTTGGCCTTGGGGATTTGGAGTAGCGCTGTAGGTTTGGCGGTTTCGATTGGCCCTCTGCTTGGCGGAATTCTCGTAGATAGCCTCGGATGGCGCTCCATTTTTCTGATTAATATTCCAGTCGGGATTATAGCTATCCTATTCGGAATGATTTTTATAACCGATACTACTAAGAAACAGCGCGAGTCTTTTGATTTTCTAGGCCTTATTTTTAGTACGATAATGATTTTCAGCGCAGTTTTTGCCTTGATCCAAAAGCAGACACATAGCGATTACACGTGGACAAATTGGCGGATTATCGCGTTGTTTGCCCTAGCAGTCGTTTCCCTGGGGTTATTCATTATTGCGGAACGTAAAGTCAAAGTACCGATGATTGATTTAAGCATCTTCAAATCGAGATCATTCATCGGCGCGAATATTGCAGCATTTACATTAGGCGCTGGGCTTTATGGTGGATTTACCTACTTATCTATTTTGATGCAAAACTACATGGGTTACTCGGCGTTTGAAACCGGATTAAAGCTCTTGCTCATCAGCGTTTTCACCTTAATTTTAGGTCCCTTCACATGGGTAATCACCAATAGAATCGGAAATCGCTGGTTGATCACGATCGCCTTGTTTATAGGTATGGTTGGTATTTTGATCATTAACTACCTGTTAAAAGTACCTTTCGAATGGAGCTATTTATTCCCTGGTTTCATCTTGCTCGGCATAAGTAATGCTTTGGTTAATCCGCCAATTTCAAATGTAGCCATGAGTTCCGTAGCTGAAAAACATATCGGAATGGCATCAGGAATTTTGAATGTATCACGGCAAGTTGGTATTTCTTTTGGCGTGGTGATGCTCGGAATAAGTGTTACGAATGGCTATTTCGACAGTCTAACTAGTAGCTTGAAAAATATGACGGAAGTACCCGCTGCTATGAAAACACAATTGGTTGAAATTCTGCATAAGGCAGGCCCGTTCGCTGGGCAACAGATTTTCGATAGTAAACAAGCAGAAGCGTATCAACAACTGCCAATATTCGATCAAATTAAAAACATCGTGTTCCAAGCTTTCAATGAAGGGATGAATCACGCTAATATACTGATTGCAGTCCTTCTCGGCATCGGAGCTTTGGCCAGCTTACTTTTGATTCGCGATAAACAAAAAGCATAA
- the cas7i gene encoding type I-B CRISPR-associated protein Cas7/Cst2/DevR: MKSKGLAMTIIFQAESANYGESLGNISALKKISRNNGDQYTYISRQAIRYNMMEQIGEKEAPVKAEGSGDKKVIQFLSEATITDFPELDFFGYLKTEKGTQGQKRSAKVRLSNAISLETFKADLDFLTNKGQADKVGENMNIAQAEIHRSYYRYTVTIDLDQIGIDGQIQIDNKEKSRRVQKLMDTISFLYRDIRGRREDLKPLFVIGGVYDVKNPVFQNVVDIKDNKVLVDNILGVLDYSGIKENTKCGVIKNQFDNTSEIEQQLNAESVPAFFNDLKEKIDAYYESN, translated from the coding sequence ATGAAAAGTAAGGGACTCGCAATGACAATCATTTTTCAAGCAGAAAGCGCGAACTACGGGGAAAGCTTGGGAAATATTTCGGCACTGAAAAAGATATCTCGCAACAATGGCGATCAGTATACATATATTTCTCGCCAAGCAATTCGTTATAATATGATGGAGCAAATTGGTGAGAAGGAAGCACCGGTTAAAGCGGAAGGAAGCGGTGACAAGAAGGTTATTCAGTTCTTGAGTGAAGCGACAATCACAGATTTTCCAGAGCTAGACTTCTTCGGCTATTTAAAAACGGAGAAAGGGACGCAAGGGCAAAAACGTTCTGCTAAGGTCCGACTTTCCAACGCGATTTCATTAGAAACTTTTAAAGCGGATCTGGACTTTTTAACAAATAAAGGTCAAGCGGATAAGGTTGGCGAAAACATGAATATTGCGCAGGCGGAGATTCATCGTTCGTACTACCGCTACACGGTGACGATTGATCTGGACCAAATCGGAATTGATGGGCAAATTCAGATTGATAATAAAGAAAAAAGTCGTCGCGTGCAGAAGTTAATGGATACGATTTCGTTCCTATATCGCGATATTCGTGGGCGTCGTGAGGACTTGAAGCCACTGTTTGTTATTGGTGGTGTCTACGATGTGAAAAATCCGGTATTCCAAAACGTCGTAGATATTAAGGATAATAAGGTGCTTGTGGATAATATTCTTGGCGTACTCGATTACAGTGGTATCAAAGAAAATACGAAATGTGGCGTTATTAAAAATCAGTTTGATAACACTTCTGAAATTGAACAACAATTAAATGCCGAATCCGTTCCAGCATTTTTCAATGATCTTAAAGAAAAGATTGATGCATATTATGAAAGCAATTAG
- a CDS encoding MerR family transcriptional regulator — MTYSIKEVSELFGLSIYTIRFYDKQGLLPFVAKNESGHREFTVSDLSFIQTICCLKNTGMQIKDIRKYIDFCMEGTSTIDSRKTLLSEHREQIMEQIVTLNENLKEIDAKLDVYSSPDAVEIISAQRKFVNDEKRELKLASPFAGDSR; from the coding sequence ATGACGTATTCTATTAAAGAAGTTTCAGAGTTGTTCGGACTATCAATATATACGATTCGCTTTTACGATAAACAAGGCCTACTGCCATTTGTCGCGAAAAATGAATCCGGTCACAGAGAATTTACCGTATCGGATTTATCTTTTATACAAACGATTTGTTGTTTAAAAAATACTGGGATGCAAATTAAAGATATCCGGAAGTACATCGATTTTTGTATGGAAGGTACAAGTACGATTGATTCGCGGAAAACATTGCTTTCGGAGCATCGCGAGCAAATTATGGAGCAAATAGTAACGCTGAACGAGAATTTAAAAGAGATCGACGCTAAGCTTGATGTTTATAGTTCGCCTGACGCGGTCGAAATTATTAGCGCGCAGAGGAAGTTTGTCAATGATGAAAAACGCGAGCTTAAATTGGCTAGTCCTTTTGCTGGTGATTCTCGCTGA
- a CDS encoding CRISPR-associated helicase/endonuclease Cas3 codes for MNHYLAKSKPEETIQEHTDNLLRNYDLLQKYYPEIPVNWHFLKLACLIHDLGKMNLYFQEKVSGGKRNKKEIPHNYLSVAFVPYKKLKEEGYTKEEIQVLFQAIARHHERKIGFTEDEWSLEMKKLEQEWQGFTYDKLGEYRAYRSHFPAKYYQVTAQIFEGKTDQSMEIFIHYVLLKGLLNRIDFAASADIDVEKPNDFLETAMAEQMTAFRAKNPDADWKPLQKYMQAHQDENVIVVAETGMGKTEAGLLWLGNHKGFFTLPLRTAINAIYSRLIDSETGIIKESQTDRVGLLHSETYGQYLTHESDFDMDIEDYYTKTRQMSLPITVCTLDQLFDFVFRYAGFEPKLATLSYSKVIIDEVQMYSPDLLAYLIVGLSYIQKVGGKFTILTATLPGIIPDLLAENDVIFTRAEEDFISDRIRHSIEVVHEPINSKFIQEFYEDNRILIICNTVRVAKELYKELVDMYDAAEVHLLHSQFIKRDRSAKEDAILADGHKDSKRPCIWVATQVVEASLDIDFDILFTELSDLNGLFQRMGRCYRNRKLDVATNVYVFDEECSGVEPRGFIDKQIHENSKMMLQSCHGPVSESEKLTMINQVYSTEALKGSHYYEEVTGMIQYVKSFDTYELDKNEVRKRFRNINSVAAIPKPIHAENKEEIAGHIEIIKTKGIERKAKMKARTMLSAYMLDVPGYIYEKGSAEFIKINDYEKVIIFDCDYDEGIGLTPKDKEKENLFF; via the coding sequence ATGAATCATTATTTAGCGAAATCGAAACCAGAAGAAACCATTCAAGAACATACGGACAATTTACTGAGAAATTATGATTTATTGCAAAAATATTATCCTGAAATACCTGTAAACTGGCACTTTTTAAAGCTTGCGTGTCTGATTCATGATCTTGGAAAAATGAATCTTTACTTCCAAGAAAAGGTGTCTGGCGGTAAGCGTAATAAAAAAGAGATACCTCATAACTATCTTTCTGTCGCGTTTGTTCCATATAAAAAACTAAAAGAGGAAGGTTACACAAAGGAAGAGATCCAGGTACTTTTTCAAGCTATTGCGCGACATCACGAACGAAAAATTGGATTCACAGAGGACGAATGGTCTTTGGAGATGAAAAAGTTAGAACAGGAGTGGCAGGGTTTTACATATGATAAATTAGGTGAATACCGAGCGTATCGCAGTCATTTTCCAGCCAAATACTATCAGGTAACAGCACAAATATTTGAAGGGAAAACAGATCAAAGTATGGAAATTTTTATACATTACGTCCTATTAAAAGGTCTCCTAAACCGTATTGATTTCGCGGCAAGTGCAGACATCGATGTGGAGAAACCGAATGATTTCCTAGAAACGGCGATGGCAGAACAGATGACGGCGTTCCGTGCGAAAAATCCTGATGCAGATTGGAAGCCTTTACAAAAATATATGCAGGCCCATCAAGATGAAAATGTGATTGTTGTCGCGGAAACTGGGATGGGGAAAACAGAAGCGGGGTTGCTTTGGTTGGGCAATCATAAAGGATTCTTCACATTACCATTACGAACCGCGATTAATGCGATTTATAGCCGTTTGATTGATAGCGAAACAGGAATTATCAAGGAATCGCAAACAGATCGCGTTGGCTTGTTGCATTCGGAGACGTATGGACAGTATTTAACGCATGAATCCGATTTTGATATGGATATTGAGGATTATTACACGAAAACGCGTCAAATGTCGCTGCCAATAACGGTTTGCACGCTGGATCAGTTGTTTGATTTTGTGTTCCGGTATGCTGGATTTGAGCCGAAACTGGCTACGCTATCCTATTCTAAAGTTATTATCGATGAGGTTCAGATGTATTCACCGGATTTATTGGCATATCTCATTGTCGGGCTTTCCTATATTCAAAAAGTTGGTGGGAAGTTCACGATTTTAACGGCGACATTACCTGGAATTATCCCTGATTTACTGGCGGAAAATGATGTTATTTTTACACGAGCGGAGGAAGATTTTATATCAGATCGAATTCGTCATAGTATTGAGGTTGTTCATGAGCCGATAAATAGCAAATTTATTCAAGAATTTTATGAGGATAATCGGATTTTGATCATTTGTAATACGGTTCGCGTGGCCAAAGAATTGTATAAGGAATTGGTGGATATGTATGACGCGGCAGAAGTCCATCTACTTCATAGCCAGTTCATCAAGCGCGATCGTTCGGCAAAAGAGGATGCCATTCTAGCGGACGGTCATAAAGATAGTAAGCGACCTTGTATTTGGGTGGCGACGCAGGTTGTCGAGGCTTCTTTAGATATTGATTTTGACATCTTGTTTACGGAACTTTCCGATTTGAACGGTCTTTTTCAAAGGATGGGGCGTTGTTATCGAAATCGCAAGCTAGATGTGGCGACGAATGTGTATGTTTTTGATGAGGAATGTTCAGGTGTGGAGCCGCGTGGATTTATTGATAAACAGATTCATGAAAACTCAAAAATGATGTTGCAAAGCTGTCACGGTCCGGTTTCTGAGAGCGAAAAATTAACGATGATTAACCAAGTGTATTCGACAGAAGCATTAAAGGGTAGTCATTATTATGAAGAAGTGACAGGTATGATCCAATATGTGAAATCTTTTGACACGTATGAACTAGACAAAAATGAAGTTCGAAAACGATTCCGAAATATTAATTCTGTGGCTGCGATTCCAAAACCTATTCACGCGGAAAATAAGGAAGAAATCGCTGGACATATAGAAATTATCAAAACAAAAGGAATAGAACGCAAAGCTAAAATGAAAGCGCGGACGATGCTTTCGGCGTATATGCTTGATGTCCCAGGCTATATTTATGAAAAAGGAAGTGCGGAGTTCATTAAGATTAATGATTATGAAAAAGTAATTATCTTTGATTGTGACTACGACGAGGGAATTGGTCTAACGCCGAAAGACAAGGAGAAGGAAAATCTGTTTTTCTAG
- the cas1b gene encoding type I-B CRISPR-associated endonuclease Cas1b, translated as MESYYLFSNGELKRKDNVVRLTAPDGKFKDLKVEMTREIFLFGEVSLNTKCLNYIGQLGIPVHIFNYYGFYSGSYYPRESNVSGELLVAQVTHYADEKRRHDIAVQFVESASFNILRNLRYYRQREKDVDEAMSEIKSLRKKIAKTADIQELMGIEGNIRKVYYQAWQAIINQEIDFEKRVKRPPDNMINTLISYVNSLVYSSCLTEIYKTQLNPAISYLHSAGERRFSLCLDIAEVFKPLIADRLIFSMLNKNIITEKDFEREANFCYMKKEARQKILQAYDLRMKETVKHRDLGRSVSYRHLMRLECYKLIKHLMNDKEYEGFKIWW; from the coding sequence ATGGAGAGCTATTATTTATTTTCAAATGGAGAGTTGAAACGCAAGGATAATGTGGTGAGGTTAACAGCGCCTGATGGTAAATTTAAAGATTTGAAAGTCGAGATGACACGTGAAATTTTCCTTTTTGGCGAGGTGAGTTTGAATACGAAATGTTTGAATTACATCGGTCAGCTGGGCATTCCAGTGCATATTTTTAATTATTATGGATTTTATAGTGGTAGTTACTATCCGCGTGAGTCCAATGTTTCTGGGGAACTTCTTGTTGCGCAAGTGACGCATTATGCAGATGAAAAGCGCCGGCACGATATTGCAGTTCAATTTGTAGAGAGCGCTTCTTTTAATATTTTGCGGAATTTGAGGTATTATCGACAACGTGAAAAAGATGTAGATGAGGCGATGAGTGAGATTAAATCGCTCCGTAAAAAGATAGCAAAAACGGCAGATATTCAAGAGCTGATGGGGATTGAGGGGAATATTCGTAAGGTGTATTACCAGGCATGGCAAGCGATTATTAACCAAGAAATTGATTTTGAAAAGAGGGTGAAGCGTCCGCCAGATAATATGATTAATACGCTGATTTCTTATGTGAATTCTTTGGTGTATTCTAGCTGTTTGACGGAGATTTATAAAACGCAACTAAATCCCGCTATTAGTTATTTGCACAGTGCTGGCGAGCGACGTTTCTCACTATGCCTTGATATTGCTGAAGTTTTTAAGCCACTTATTGCAGATCGATTGATTTTTAGTATGTTAAATAAGAACATAATTACGGAAAAAGATTTTGAGCGTGAAGCTAATTTCTGCTATATGAAAAAAGAAGCACGGCAGAAAATATTGCAGGCGTACGATTTGCGGATGAAAGAGACGGTTAAACATCGTGATTTAGGTCGAAGCGTCTCCTATCGCCATTTGATGAGGTTAGAATGTTATAAATTAATCAAGCATTTAATGAACGATAAAGAGTACGAAGGATTTAAAATTTGGTGGTGA
- the cas5b gene encoding type I-B CRISPR-associated protein Cas5b encodes MHIMKAIRIKLWQDLVNYKKPTSFQLKETYPLPPYSTVIGMVHTMCGFTSYHPMEISIQGKYFSKVNDLYTRYEFKNGMTYDDKRHQLKVGDYGVGRGIATAELLVDVELLLHVIPEDQDLVETIAEAFQTPVEYPSLGRREDIATIEEVKVVSVEKITAEEDLKLDQNYGAYVPISLIENEEVYFRPHAQSNVGRNDMLGTRYLLTDTYELINRGTAKAPKMFRNWLKKDVFYTTSIIISEEDKFFVDEDEKLVFLDIK; translated from the coding sequence ATGCATATTATGAAAGCAATTAGGATTAAATTATGGCAGGATTTAGTGAATTATAAGAAACCGACGAGCTTTCAGTTGAAGGAAACATATCCCTTGCCACCTTATTCAACGGTGATTGGAATGGTGCATACGATGTGCGGATTTACGAGCTATCACCCGATGGAAATCAGTATTCAAGGAAAGTATTTTTCTAAGGTGAATGATCTTTATACGCGCTATGAGTTCAAAAATGGAATGACCTATGATGATAAACGACACCAGCTGAAAGTCGGCGATTATGGCGTTGGACGTGGGATTGCGACGGCGGAATTGCTCGTGGATGTGGAGCTACTTTTGCATGTAATTCCGGAAGATCAGGACTTGGTGGAAACCATTGCGGAGGCGTTTCAAACACCTGTGGAATACCCATCGCTTGGCCGGCGTGAGGATATTGCGACGATTGAAGAGGTGAAGGTGGTGTCGGTAGAAAAGATAACCGCAGAGGAAGACCTGAAATTGGATCAGAATTATGGCGCCTACGTCCCAATATCGCTCATAGAAAATGAAGAGGTGTATTTCCGACCACATGCGCAAAGTAATGTTGGGCGAAACGATATGTTAGGAACGCGTTATTTGCTGACAGATACGTATGAGCTCATCAATCGAGGAACTGCGAAAGCACCGAAAATGTTTCGTAATTGGTTGAAAAAAGATGTTTTCTACACAACGTCTATCATCATATCAGAGGAAGACAAGTTCTTTGTTGATGAGGATGAAAAACTAGTATTTTTAGATATCAAATAA
- a CDS encoding alpha/beta hydrolase: MNKTTKKMDNEKNGKNKATRNWKTRLLSGISIFLMVFLLIVLVGVYFPDVSFVGEIGTIVMSLFSLHLVILSIVLGILAICMFRMGLKRIGMVSVIFTTVFIIGFSIPIVQMVQVANQYNAKISWTENLFSMPDMGGPDLTKSVKYATADDTDLYMDISIPKNGKTNNLTPIVLIHGGGFVAGTRNQSPSWTQFYLDRGYVVFDVDYRLAKEDYPTWDKAAPDVATAITWIGNHADKYNVDMDKLLVAGGSAGGSLALQVGYGLNDGTLKPYISGEVYKPKAVVAVYPAQNMTNIWYEGTNFFGMNGEEFLGSYTGGSPTEKPEAYAAIDVGKHITDTTPPTLIMVGKNDHLLPYSGQVAFEKLLNKNNVPNEFVAIPFNDHFFDLSGGSIGSQISYQAATDFLDKYTK; encoded by the coding sequence ATGAATAAGACAACGAAAAAAATGGATAATGAAAAGAACGGAAAAAATAAGGCTACACGCAATTGGAAGACAAGATTATTATCAGGGATATCGATTTTTCTAATGGTATTTTTGCTAATCGTATTAGTGGGAGTGTATTTCCCTGATGTATCTTTTGTCGGTGAAATTGGTACAATTGTGATGTCATTATTTTCGCTACACTTAGTTATTTTAAGTATTGTACTTGGAATTTTAGCGATATGTATGTTCCGAATGGGGCTCAAACGAATCGGCATGGTTTCGGTCATATTTACGACAGTTTTCATCATTGGGTTCTCGATTCCAATCGTGCAAATGGTGCAAGTTGCGAACCAATATAACGCAAAAATCTCATGGACGGAAAACCTTTTTTCAATGCCCGATATGGGAGGACCTGATTTAACTAAGTCTGTAAAATATGCTACGGCAGATGATACGGATTTATATATGGATATTTCTATTCCCAAAAACGGAAAAACGAACAATCTCACACCTATCGTTTTGATTCATGGCGGGGGTTTTGTTGCAGGAACTCGTAATCAATCTCCTTCATGGACGCAGTTTTATCTTGATAGAGGATACGTCGTTTTTGATGTAGATTATCGTTTGGCTAAGGAAGATTATCCAACGTGGGACAAGGCGGCACCTGATGTGGCGACGGCAATAACTTGGATTGGGAACCATGCGGATAAATACAACGTGGATATGGATAAATTGCTCGTGGCAGGCGGTTCGGCTGGTGGAAGTTTGGCGCTACAAGTTGGGTATGGTCTGAATGATGGCACGCTAAAACCTTATATTTCTGGTGAAGTTTATAAACCCAAGGCAGTCGTAGCAGTATATCCAGCGCAGAATATGACAAATATTTGGTATGAGGGCACGAATTTCTTTGGCATGAACGGTGAGGAATTCCTCGGATCTTATACCGGCGGCTCACCTACTGAAAAACCAGAAGCCTACGCGGCGATCGATGTCGGTAAACACATCACGGATACTACGCCACCAACGCTTATCATGGTCGGGAAAAACGATCATCTTCTCCCATATAGCGGTCAAGTAGCCTTTGAAAAATTACTGAATAAAAATAACGTTCCAAATGAATTTGTCGCGATCCCGTTCAACGATCACTTCTTTGATCTATCTGGCGGTAGTATCGGCTCGCAAATTAGTTATCAAGCAGCAACGGATTTTCTTGATAAATATACAAAATAG
- a CDS encoding TetR/AcrR family transcriptional regulator, which yields MSERKEDLRSLRTKTHLSNALLELINEHVYTFEAITINMICDKAMVHRTTFYKHFEDKYHLLTYCVDKMQAGFDRFTPRERLCQPFMCMFEAWDRQLVLTIFECFHASEQFRNDFGKQMNNLMLADLSELLKDGENTDVPKEIIAEIFGHAISGLVLWWVSKEQTTPAEEMDGYFQALVNTRIFD from the coding sequence ATGTCAGAAAGAAAAGAAGATTTGCGTTCATTAAGAACCAAAACCCACCTATCAAATGCACTGTTAGAACTGATTAATGAGCATGTTTATACCTTTGAAGCGATAACAATTAATATGATTTGCGATAAAGCGATGGTCCATAGAACGACATTTTATAAACATTTTGAGGATAAGTATCACCTTTTGACATATTGCGTGGATAAGATGCAGGCAGGCTTTGATCGCTTTACGCCGAGAGAAAGATTGTGCCAGCCATTCATGTGCATGTTCGAAGCTTGGGATCGGCAGCTGGTATTAACAATATTTGAGTGTTTTCACGCCAGCGAACAGTTTCGAAATGACTTTGGGAAGCAGATGAATAACTTGATGCTTGCTGATTTGAGTGAGTTATTGAAAGATGGGGAGAATACGGATGTTCCGAAAGAAATCATCGCTGAGATTTTCGGCCACGCGATTTCCGGTTTGGTTTTGTGGTGGGTGAGTAAAGAGCAGACTACGCCGGCTGAGGAGATGGATGGGTATTTTCAAGCGTTGGTTAATACGAGGATTTTTGATTGA
- a CDS encoding ArsR/SmtB family transcription factor has product MKGKYDPEKCRELIQENIDIEFFRAICEPVRSELLIFLASSGELTIGEIAENFPQNRSVISRHLDYMNRFGAVERRKVGREVFYKVDKKAIVGNFETAATNMKTLLNM; this is encoded by the coding sequence ATGAAAGGGAAATATGATCCAGAGAAATGTCGCGAATTAATCCAGGAAAACATTGATATCGAATTTTTTAGAGCAATCTGTGAACCTGTACGCAGTGAGTTGTTGATTTTCTTAGCAAGCTCAGGCGAACTAACTATCGGAGAAATCGCTGAAAACTTTCCTCAAAATCGTTCAGTAATCTCCCGTCACTTGGACTACATGAATCGTTTCGGTGCCGTCGAACGTAGAAAAGTCGGTCGCGAAGTGTTTTACAAAGTCGATAAAAAAGCAATTGTTGGTAATTTTGAAACAGCGGCAACAAACATGAAGACGCTCTTAAATATGTAA